The Euphorbia lathyris chromosome 2, ddEupLath1.1, whole genome shotgun sequence genome includes a window with the following:
- the LOC136219450 gene encoding ammonium transporter 1 member 1, giving the protein MAGTFTCSATELAQLLGPNITNSAAAADFICSRFISSDDNFTATKFAIDNTYLLFSAYLVFSMQLGFAMLCAGSVRAKNTMNIMLTNVLDAAAGGLFYYLFGFAFAFGGPSNGFIGKHNFGLKDIPGNSGDYSNFLYQWAFAIAAAGITSGSIAERTQFVAYLIYSSFLTGFVYPVVSHWFWSADGWASAFNSDDLLFNSGVIDFAGSGVVHMVGGIAGFWGAFIEGPRIGRFDHSGRAITLRGHSATLVVLGTFLLWFGWYGFNPGSFNKILVTYSGSNGQWSAVGRTAVTTTLAGCTAALTTLFGKRIISGHWNVTDVCNGLLGGFAAITAGCSVVDPWASIICGFVAALVLIGCNQLAEKFKYDDPLEAAQLHGGCGTWGVLFTALFAREKYVGEVYGMGRPYGLFMGGGGRLLAANVIQIVVIIGWVSATMGPLFYILHKLKLLRISAEDEMAGMDMTRHGGFAYIYHDDDESHKQGTQLRKIEPSTSTPSV; this is encoded by the coding sequence ATGGCTGGCACCTTCACTTGCTCAGCCACCGAGTTGGCTCAGCTCCTCGGTCCAAACATCACCAACTCTGCCGCCGCCGCTGATTTTATATGCTCCCGCTTCATTTCCTCCGATGACAATTTCACCGCCACCAAATTCGCCATCGACAATACCTACCTTCTCTTCTCTGCCTATCTCGTCTTCTCCATGCAATTAGGTTTCGCTATGCTCTGTGCAGGTTCTGTCCGCGCTAAAAACACTATGAACATTATGCTCACCAACGTCCTTGACGCCGCCGCCGGAGGTCTCTTTTACTACCTCTTCGGTTTCGCCTTTGCCTTTGGTGGTCCATCCAATGGATTTATCGGCAAACACAATTTCGGTCTCAAGGATATTCCGGGCAATAGTGGCGATTACAGTAACTTTCTCTATCAGTGGGCGTTTGCTATAGCCGCCGCCGGGATTACCAGCGGCTCTATTGCCGAGAGAACGCAGTTTGTCGCGTATTTGATCTACTCGTCGTTTTTAACAGGATTTGTTTATCCGGTAGTCTCTCACTGGTTCTGGTCCGCCGACGGTTGGGCTTCCGCGTTTAACAGCGACGATTTGTTATTCAATAGCGGAGTGATTGATTTCGCTGGATCCGGCGTGGTGCATATGGTCGGCGGAATCGCCGGATTCTGGGGAGCTTTCATTGAAGGACCGAGAATCGGTCGTTTCGATCACTCCGGCAGAGCTATTACTTTGCGCGGTCACAGCGCTACTCTCGTGGTGCTCGGAACTTTCCTCCTCTGGTTCGGATGGTACGGTTTCAATCCTGGATCATTCAACAAAATATTGGTCACTTATTCCGGCAGTAACGGTCAATGGAGTGCAGTAGGGAGAACCGCCGTCACCACCACCCTAGCCGGTTGCACTGCGGCGTTGACCACTCTTTTCGGTAAAAGAATAATATCCGGCCACTGGAATGTAACTGACGTATGTAACGGTTTACTTGGCGGGTTCGCGGCCATAACAGCGGGTTGCTCCGTGGTTGACCCATGGGCTTCAATAATATGCGGGTTCGTGGCTGCTCTAGTGTTAATTGGGTGCAATCAATTGGCTGAGAAGTTTAAATACGATGATCCACTAGAAGCAGCGCAGCTTCACGGCGGTTGTGGCACGTGGGGAGTGCTTTTCACGGCGTTGTTCGCACGTGAGAAGTATGTTGGTGAGGTATACGGTATGGGTCGACCATATGGGTTGTTTATGGGTGGCGGCGGAAGACTTTTGGCTGCTAATGTGATCCAGATTGTAGTGATTATCGGGTGGGTTAGCGCTACGATGGGTCCATTATTTTACATTCTGCACAAGCTTAAACTTCTGAGAATCTCAGCAGAAGATGAAATGGCGGGTATGGATATGACCCGACATGGCGGGTTTGCTTATATTTACCATGATGATGATGAGTCTCATAAACAAGGAACACAGTTAAGGAAAATTGAACCATCAACGTCCACTCCGTCTGTTTAG
- the LOC136219451 gene encoding DEAD-box ATP-dependent RNA helicase 13 — MAANSPPPQPAISSKCSNKKGKGKRKRNLHDPELERFDTLPWNQSLPEDDTLSAFVGSHELEGGFLSLEEIDEVDYGLEIPKAKKGKSEKKVKAKKERQCDAGDVVEDKLEQEKTLDDAKKRKRKKKKKKAKDAQKNEESEAVGDDKDDVDGESVDEAEFYAWNELRLHPLLMKSIYRLGFKEPTPIQKASIPAAAHQGKDVVGAAETGSGKTLAFGLPILQRLLEERDKAENMSDKMGDGAEKFAPNSVLRALIITPTRELAIQVTDHLKEAAKGINIRVVPIVGGMSSEKQERLLKARPEVVVGTPGRLWELMSGGENHLVELHSLSFFVLDEADRMIENGHFRELQSIIDMLPMATGSVEGQTQNSQNCVTDSSLQRKKRQTLVFSATIALSADFRKKLKQGSLKSKQSMDDELNSIEALSERAGMKPNAAIIDLTNASILANRIEESFVECREEDKDAFLYYILSVHGEGRTLVFCTSIAALRHISAVLRVLGVNVWTLHAQMQQRARLKAVDRFRMSEHGILVATDVAARGLDIPGIRTVVHYQLPHSAEVYVHRSGRTARASTDGCSIALISSNDTSKFASLCKSFSKESFQRFPLEESYMPEVMKRLSLARQIDKMMRKESQEKAKKTWFERNAELIELDVEKDDSEDEIANKHKQKRITSMQLNKLQQELNTLLSRPLQPRSFSRRYLAGSGVSHILQRQLEELARQKSGKGMDVRDNKRRKLVVIGQDCVEPLQALRSAGHEVRMDVKETAEKRRSMVDLRRKRKDEKKRLRDQRRKQKKRVTEGE, encoded by the exons ATGGCCGCCAATTCGCCACCGCCGCAACCAGCGATCTCTTCTAAGTGCTCAAACAaaaaaggaaagggaaagagaaagagaaatctGCACGACCCGGAGCTAGAACGCTTCGACACTCTCCCGTGGAACCAATCTCTCCCAGAAGATGATACGCTCTCTGCCTTTGTTGGGTCTCACGAGCTTGAAGGAG GTTTTCTGTCGCTTGAAGAGATTGATGAGGTTGATTATGGTTTAGAAATTCCTAAAGCTAAGAAAGGGAAGTCTGAGAAAAAAGTAAAAGCAAAGAAAGAGAGGCAGTGTGATGCTGGTGATGTAGTGGAAGATAAACTGGAGCAGGAAAAGACTTTAGATGATGCaaaaaagaggaagaggaagaagaagaaaaagaaggcaaAGGATGCCCAGAAAAATGAGGAATCTGAAGCTG TTGGTGATGACAAGGATGATGTTGATGGGGAATCAGTTGACGAGGCTGAATTTTATGCTTGGAATGAGCTGAGACTTCATCCATTGCTCATGAAATCAATATACAGGCTTGGGTTCAAGGAGCCAACTCCAATACAAAAGGCTTCTATTCCTGCTGCAGCTCATCAAGGAAAG GATGTTGTCGGTGCTGCAGAGACTGGTTCAGGGAAGACACTAGCTTTTGGTTTGCCTATATTGCAGCGTCTTTTGGAAGAAAGAGATAAGGCTGAAAATATGTCTGACAAAATGGGTGATGGAGCTGAAAAATTTGCTCCAAACAGTGTTTTGCGGGCACTTATCATTACTCCTACAAGGGAGCTTGCAATCCAG gTTACGGATCATTTAAAGGAAGCAGCTAAAGGTATTAACATTAGGGTGGTTCCTATTGTTGGTGGGATGTCAAGTGAAAAACAAGAAAGACTTTTAAAAGCAAGGCCTGAGGTTGTTGTTGGAACTCCTGGTCGGTTGTGGGAACTTATGTCAGGAGGGGAAAATCATCTCGTTGAA TTACATTCCTTGTCCTTCTTTGTGCTGGATGAGGCTGACCGAATGATTGAAAATGGACACTTTCGTGAGCTGCAGTCAATAATTGACATGCTTCCTATGGCCACTGGGTCTGTGGAGGGGCAAACACAAAATTCACAAAATTGCGTGACAGACTCAAGCTTGCAAAGGAAGAAAAGGCAAACGTTGGTGTTCTCTGCAACTATAGCATTATCTGCTGATTTTCGCAAGAAGCTCAAACAGGGTTCGCTAAAATCGAAACAATCCATGGATGATGAGTTGAATTCTATAGAAGCTCTGTCTGAACGTGCAGGAATGAAACCTAATGCTGCAATCATTGATTTGACAAATGCATCAATCCTGGCAAATAGAATTGAGGAATCATTTGTTGA ATGCAGGGAAGAAGACAAAGATGCTTTCCTGTACTATATATTGAGTGTTCATGGTGAAGGCCGCACACTTGTTTTCTGTACATCAATTGCAGCTTTGCGTCATATATCTGCTGTATTGCGTGTTCTTGGCGTAAATGTTTGGACACTTCATGCTCAGATGCAGCAGCGAGCTCGCCTGAAG GCGGTTGACCGGTTCCGTATGAGTGAACATGGTATACTTGTTGCAACCGATGTTGCTGCTAGAGGCCTTGATATTCCTGGGATTCGAACTGTTGTTCACTATCAGCTTCCACATTCAGCAGAA GTTTATGTTCACAGAAGTGGAAGAACTGCTAGAGCTTCTACTGATGGATGTAGCATTGCTCTGATCTCATCAAATGACACATCAAAATTTGCTTCCTTGTGCAAATCATTTTCCAAG GAAAGCTTCCAAAGATTTCCCCTAGAGGAGTCATACATGCCTGAGGTGATGAAGCGATTGTCTCTTGCACGTCAGATAGACAAGATGATGCGAAAAGAATCACAG GAGAAGGCAAAGAAAACCTGGTTTGAACGCAATGCAGAATTGATTGAGTTAGATGTGGAGAAGGATGACAGTGAAGATGAGATAGCGAACAAACATAAGCAAAAGAGAATCACCTCTATGCAGTTGAATAAATTACAGCAG GAGCTGAATACACTCCTTTCACGGCCATTGCAACCAAGATCATTTTCACGCCGCTATTTGGCAGGG AGTGGTGTTTCTCATATCCTGCAACGTCAATTAGAAGAATTAGCCAGACAAAAGTCGGGCAAAGGCATGGATGTTAGAGAtaacaaaagaagaaaattgGTGGTTATTGGTCAGGATTGTGTAGAGCCACTCCAGGCACTCCGAAGTGCTGGTCATGAG GTGCGCATGGACGTAAAAGAGACAGCCGAAAAACGAAGAAGTATGGTGGATTTAAggaggaaaagaaaagatgagAAGAAAA GATTAAGAGATCAGCGGAGGAAGCAAAAGAAAAGGGTAACAGAAGGTGAATAG